Proteins encoded by one window of Arachis hypogaea cultivar Tifrunner chromosome 1, arahy.Tifrunner.gnm2.J5K5, whole genome shotgun sequence:
- the LOC140181384 gene encoding protein FAR1-RELATED SEQUENCE 5-like has product MEPQTQEASNSQRHTSDQNVHNVSDHVDEDVTSDAVDMDQYRINSWEDIGKIDFSSLSMKNICQLHFADLGLAFKFYNSYANMRGFSVRKNRSRIVDGKVREKAYVCSCEGYRLEKWNHMKNRVREPKTETRCGCMSKLHVFFDAVTESWIVRDFCDEHNHDLVVPKLARMLRSHKKMTEPDISQMNHMKEVGISIPNIFGSLASQCGGYENVNFSIKDMHNQVAKQRRQLPDDLTSAMAYLETLAARDRNLFYSVEKGREGVFRQIFWCDGRCQLDYDLFGDVLAFDATYKKNRYRLPVVIFSGVNHHNQTVVFGATIVSNERKSTYVWLLKQLLIAMKGKIPTSVITDGHQSMAIAIHEVFPNAHHRLCA; this is encoded by the exons ATGGAGCCTCAGACTCAG GAAGCATCAAATAGTCAAAGACACACAAGTGATCAAAATGTGCATAATGTTAGTGATCATGTGGATGAAGATGTAACTTCTGATGCGGTGGATATGGATCAATATCGCATAAACTCTTGGGAAGATATTGGTAAGATTGATTTTTCAAGTCTATCTATGAAAAATATTTGTCAATTGCACTTTGCTGATCTTGGCTTGGCattcaaattttataattcaTATGCCAATATGAGGGGCTTCAGTGTGCGAAAGAATAGGAGTAGAATAGTTGATGGAAAAGTTAGAGAAAAAGCATATGTTTGTTCTTGTGAAGGGTATAGATTAGAAAAATGGAACCATATGAAAAATCGAGTTAGGGAGCCAAAAACAGAGACAAGATGTGGTTGTATGAGTAAACTTCATGTTTTCTTCGATGCGGTAACTGAGAGTTGGATAGTGAGAGATTTTTGTGATGAACACAACCATGATCTTGTTGTTCCAAAGTTAGCAAGAATGTTAAGATCTCACAAGAAAATGACTGAGCCTGACATTAGTCAAATGAACCATATGAAAGAGGTGGGGATCAGCATACCAAACATATTTGGGTCATTAGCTAGCCAGTGTGGTGGGTACGAGAACGTTAATTTTTCAATTAAGGATATGCACAATCAAGTTGCGAAGCAAAGAAGACAATTACCTGATGATTTAACATCTGCAATGGCTTACCTGGAAACACTAGCAGCAAGGGATCGAAACTTGTTCTATAGTGTTGAAAAGGGCAGAGAAGGAGTGTTTCGGCAAATTTTTTGGTGTGATGGCCGGTGTCAGTTGGATTACGATCTGTTCGGGGATGTGCTAGCATTTGACGCCACATATAAGAAGAATAGATACAGATTGCCGGTGGTAATATTCTCGGGAGTTAACCACCATAATCAAACCGTTGTATTTGGTGCTACGATAGTTTCAAATGAGAGGAAAAGCACCTATGTGTGGTTACTAAAACAGCTTCTCATAGCAATGAAGGGAAAGATACCGACTTCAGTTATTACGGATGGTCATCAATCGATGGCTATCGCTATTCATGAAGTGTTTCCAAATGCACATCATAGGTTATGTGCATGA
- the LOC114927742 gene encoding uncharacterized protein, protein MATNNRHGLPDSCAPPSVLMNSFERRVMADLEDIKRANNSIREEQILLKSMIERINSIYVKPELKENERLLKNSKTNPITTPYKTCKITENIKKSDSKSIFNMDVEPNICLDVSDDEDDVMELDRTTITRQDPRKVAVQRSIPSIKCEKLSPQPNEKGKAKPLSKPWFPGPGERRTRFQNRVEVFRGVQRPRHMSTSEMGAQESNGEAVRASSTPVAARVRAESKPLSIFGQQNLVVQKKPKGITTYFKVGGEINLTKGQVEMFAYVFDLDLLPSEHIVKIGGSSATRQELFCLSKDHTIIAKIMELWARKCTWEQRIITLKTTWCLPPSFSVDVFQHLQIEELIDKYEDYMGKYPSLEYIYIPIQDNDHWYLMVISLEPKIVFHLNSNLPRERKEPRTESTNTLAVVLSQIISSTHFEACPFEHGDFSGGWSSQTIEVVHDVQPPPTCQEDSALWVLSRLHMEYSFNPKIPPKISENQVLITTTIDLVLGSSNELRKTIMDNASEHWFQHNELNQP, encoded by the exons ATGGCAACCAATAATAGGCATGG TTTACCCGACTCATGTGCACCACCAAGTGTTCTGATGAACTCCTTTGAGAGAAGAGTTATGGCTGATTTAGAG GACATCAAAAGAGCTAACAATAGTATTCGAGAGGAACAAATTCTATTGAAGTCCATGATTGAACGCATAAATTCCATTTATGTCAAGCCTGAGTTGAAGGAGAATGAAAGACTTCTGAAAAACAGCAAGACCAATCCTATCACCACCCCTTATAAGACATGCAAAATTAcggaaaatatcaaaaagagtgACAGCAAGTCAATATTTAATATGGATGTGGAGCCAAATATATGTCTTGATGTGtcagatgatgaggatgatgtcaTGGAACTAGATCGAACAACCATAACCCGCCAAGATCCACGCAAAGTTGCTGTCCAACGGAGCATTCCCTCTATCAAATGCGAGAAACTGTCACCTCAGCCAAATGAAAAGGGGAAGGCGAAACCACTATCAAAGCCATGGTTCCCTGGACCTGGTGAAAGGAGAACCAGGTTCCAAAATAGGGTTGAG GTGTTCAGAGGTGTACAACGACCACGCCATATGTCAACTTCTGAAATGGGTGCACAAGAATCCAATGGAGAAGCAGTACGAGCATCAAGCACGCCAGTTGCTGCACGTGTACGCGCAGAATCGAAACCGCTATCTATTTTTGGACAGCAAAATTTGGTAGTGCAGAAGAAACCAAAG GGaataacaacttattttaaagtGGGTGGCGAGATTAACTTGACTAAGGGACAAGTAGAGATGTTTGCATATGTTTTTGATCTGGATTTATTACCAAG TGAGCACATTGTAAAGATAGGAGGTTCGTCCGCAACACGTCAAGAACTTTTTTGCTTGAGCAAGGATCATACAATTATTGCCAAG ATTATGGAGCTTTGGGCTAGGAAATGTACTTGGGAGCAAAGAATCATTACTCTGAAGACAACTTGGTGCCTTCCTCCCTCTTTTTCA GTTGATGTATTTCAACATCTCCAAATAGAAGAGTTAATTGATAAATATGAAGATTATATGGGAAAATACCCTTCACTTGAATAT ATTTATATACCCATTCAAGATAATGATCACTGGTATCTAATGGTCATAAGTTTAGAACCAAAAATTGTGTTTCATTTGAACTCCAACCTGCCCCGTGAGCGCAAGGAACCAAGAACTGAATCTACTAACACTCTG GCTGTTGTTTTGTCCCAGATTATTTCTTCAACACATTTTGAGGCTTGTCCTTTTGAACATGGTGACTTTTCTGGTGGCTGGTCTTCCCAAACAATTGAAGTGGTTCACGATGTGCAACCTCCTCCAACATGCCAGGAAGATTCTGCCTTATGGGTACTAAGCAGGTTGCATATGGAATATTCGTTTAATCCTAAGATACCACCAAAG ATTTCTGAAAATCAGGTGCTAATCACAACTACCATAGACTTGGTTTTGGGATCCTCCAATGAACTGAGAAAGACCATTATGGACAACGCTAGTGAGCATTGGTTTCAACACAACGAActcaatcaaccatag
- the LOC112767006 gene encoding NAC domain-containing protein 71 has translation MGGASLPPGFRFHPTDEELLGYYLKRKVEGLEIELEVIPVIDLCKFDPWELPEKSLLANRDMEWFFFCPRDRKYPNGSRTNRATKAGYWKATGKDKKVVCQFDTPSTVTGYRKTLVFYRGRAPLGDRTDWLMHEYHLADDLGLASTCFQGGYALCRVIKKNEKVNNGNDASMRFSNEPFSISADASSSQPSYLNSESVYSSPNASSHNVAPMADSNQASINTSSSSEFWVSPDLILDSSKDYPQLENTFTRCDIPSSTMTPCLSLDQPEISPCSSYSNFNGQLGFSDDFNMIGGMSPYSIQEDFTYFHGNDGDVSYGSYDHINSVEYPEYF, from the exons ATGGGAGGGGCATCACTGCCACCTGGATTTCGTTTCCACCCAACGGATGAAGAATTATTGGGATATTACCTAAAAAGAAAAGTGGAAGGGCTTGAAATTGAGCTTGAGGTTATTCCTGTGATTGATTTGTGCAAGTTTGATCCTTGGGAATTGCCCG AGAAATCATTGTTGGCAAACAGAGACATGGAATGGTTCTTCTTTTGTCCAAGGGACCGCAAGTACCCAAATGGATCAAGAACTAACAGAGCCACCAAAGCTGGTTATTGGAAAGCCACTGGAAAAGACAAGAAAGTTGTGTGCCAATTTGATACTCCTTCCACTGTCACAGGATATAGAAAAACCCTTGTCTTCTACCGTGGCAGAGCCCCTTTAGGTGACAGAACTGATTGGCTCATGCATGAGTATCACCTCGCCGATGATCTCGGCCTAGCATCTACATGTTTTCAG GGTGGTTATGCCTTGTGTCGGGTTattaagaagaatgagaaggtgAACAATGGGAATGATGCGTCAATGAGATTCTCCAATGAGCCCTTCTCCATTTCTGCTGATGCTTCATCTTCTCAACCAAGTTATTTGAACAGTGAGAGTGTTTACTCAAGCCCCAATGCTTCTTCACACAATGTGGCTCCAATGGCAGACTCTAACCAAGCTTCTATAAACACCAGTTCTTCATCAGAATTTTGGGTGTCCCCTGATCTGATTCTTGATTCTTCAAAG GACTACCCGCAACTAGAAAATACTTTTACAAGGTGTGACATACCAAGTAGTACAATGACACCATGCCTCTCATTGGATCAACCTGAAATTTCACCTTGTTCATCATACTCAAATTTTAATGGGCAACTTGGATTTTCCGATGATTTCAATATGATTGGCGGCATGTCACCTTACTCAATACAAGAAGATTTTACGTACTTTCATGGAAATGATGGGGATGTTTCTTATGGAAGTTATGATCATATTAATTCAGTTGAGTACCCTGAATACTTCTGA